Proteins from a single region of Arctopsyche grandis isolate Sample6627 chromosome 1, ASM5162203v2, whole genome shotgun sequence:
- the LOC143918041 gene encoding uncharacterized protein LOC143918041 gives MSSGNHLHVAVVYAWHTTPFSNERLYHNCELTCDKDGEDVTCTSNEEYNTLQYGTVSDGPITKNIYLSNCKMTAIDFGSFGNLPILEVLDISLNSLSNLPLGVLDELQTVILLNASYNSIAEIPLGLFDQMSGLQTLDLSHNKLTHIALGALDPLANLASLHLQHNNIVGLPLGLFDKPNLITYLDLSYNVMETLPLGIFDALKQVKTINLEYSKFNNMPSGIFDMAVTLQKLHLAGNGISEIPNLHFNDLKNLKFLDLSNNILSNLEESVFLSLKVLKMLNLSTNQLSDVTAATHLPQLDTFSVSNNKLQNLPVFTTVTLKTLDISANRFTNLVPATIPKKLKTLYLHKNPWQCVCLEQLLNVLQRRKIAYYVTSYFDGKKPICVVTDKARCIRNASKDQEIYNAYVKIIKKY, from the coding sequence TGTACCACAATTGTGAGTTAACTTGTGACAAAGATGGCGAAGACGTCACATGTACGTCGAACGAAGAATATAACACACTTCAGTACGGAACTGTCTCTGACGGTCCAATCACCAAAAATATCTACTTATCCAACTGCAAGATGACTGCTATCGACTTTGGATCGTTTGGAAATTTACCAATTCTAGAAGTTTTGGACATCTCGCTAAACAGTCTTAGCAATTTACCCCTTGGAGTATTAGATGAGTTGCAAACGGTGATTCTGTTGAATGCCTCATACAATAGTATAGCCGAGATTCCTCTGGGGTTGTTCGATCAAATGTCTGGTCTCCAAACTTTAGATTTGTCTCACAACAAATTAACACATATCGCATTGGGAGCCCTTGACCCTCTCGCTAATCTCGCTAGTCTTCATCTGCAACACAACAATATAGTCGGACTTCCACTAGGTCTCTTCGACAAACCAAATTTAATAACGTACCTCGATTTATCTTACAATGTGATGGAAACACTACCACTTGGAATATTTGATGCCTTGAAGCAAGTGAAAACGATAAATTTGGAGTacagtaaatttaataacatgccGTCAGGAATCTTTGACATGGCCGTCACGCTGCAGAAATTACATCTGGCAGGGAATGGTATATCAGAGATACCAAATTTGCATTTTAacgatttgaaaaatttgaaatttttagatCTTTCGAACAATATACTATCTAATCTGGAAGAAAGCGTGTTTTTAAGCTTGAAGGTcttaaaaatgttgaatttatcAACAAATCAATTAAGTGACGTGACTGCTGCCACGCATTTGCCTCAACTCGACACATTCAGTGTTTCAAATAATAAACTGCAGAATTTACCTGTCTTCACCACAGTCACACTGAAAACTTTGGATATATCGGCAAATCGGTTTACCAATCTTGTCCCAGCGACGATTCCTAAAAAACTCAAAACACTCTATTTGCACAAAAACCCATGGCAATGTGTTTGTTTGGAACAGTTGCTGAATGTTCTCCAAAGACGTAAAATTGCATACTACGTTACCTCATACTTTGATGGTAAAAAACCAATTTGCGTTGTAACTGATAAGGCACGATGCATTAGAAATGCTTCTAAAGACCAAGAAatatataatgcatatgtaaagatcatcaaaaaatattga